The following are encoded together in the Gouania willdenowi chromosome 14, fGouWil2.1, whole genome shotgun sequence genome:
- the endou2 gene encoding uridylate-specific endoribonuclease B, which translates to MNESERELSAMVQELWDNDVNRLKPGKDYRISLQGKAGDSMTGDDINDRDRAGFPLFTFVNENIFKKETFLAFISLLDNYESDTGEPEIVTPEEVAENHKFLDSIIQTPTMKIAHKYLVGKHLSPENTTEFKEQLYRIWFALYARRGSSRPDSSGFEHVFVGETRGGRTVIGFHNWIQLYLQEKLGHVDYKGYSVNAKSPQPDENKHIMALQFSWKNGIKPKGSIFMGVSPEFEFALYTLCFLSSPNESVKVQFSFYDVEIVCHHYNQKHIGTTYPVLLRYKNP; encoded by the exons ATGAatgagagtgagagagagcTGTCGGCCATGGTGCAGGAGCTGTGGGACAATGACGTCAACAGACTCAAACCAGGGAAGGACTACAGGATCTCTCTACAG GGTAAAGCTGGAGACAGCATGACTGGTGATGACATCAACGACAGAGACAGAGCAGGATTCCCTCTGTTCACATTCGTTAATGagaacattttcaaaaaggagACTTTTTTAG CTTTTATCTCCCTGTTGGATAACTATGAGAGCGACACTGGTGAGCCAGAAATCGTAACGCCAGAGGAAGTGGCAGAGAATCACAAgttcctggactccatcattcagaCTCCCACCATGAAG ATAGCTCACAAATATCTGGTGGGGAAGCATCTCTCGCCTGAGAACACGACCGAATTCAAGGAGCAGCTTTACAGAATTTGGTTTGCGCTTTATGCCAGGAGAGGATCCAGCAG GCCAGACTCTTCAGGGTTTGAACATGTGTTTGTTGGAGAGACCAGAGGAGGACGGACTGTCATCGGCTTCCACAACTGGATCCAGCTCTACTTACAGGAGAAACTGGGACATGTGGACTACAAAGGATACAGCGTCAATGCAAAGTCTCCAcag CCTGATGAGAACAAACACATCATGGCTCTACAGTTCAGCTGGAAGAATGGCATAAAACCCAAAGGTAGCATCTTCATGGGAGTCAGCCCCGAGTTTGAGTTCGCCCTCTACACCCTCTGTTTCCTCTCCTCACCCAACGAGAGCGTCAAAGTCCAGTTCAGTTTTTACGATGTGGAGATTGTCTGCCATCACTACAACCAGAAGCACATAGGGACCACTTACCCTGTGCTGCTCCGCTACAAGAACCCTTAG
- the rnf14 gene encoding E3 ubiquitin-protein ligase RNF14 translates to MSEDKEAQEDELLALASIYDEDEFNQAESAQGGEIRFCLELPPDFKVVTKGEMKTEYNVSFLPPLVLNFELPADYPSSSPPAFTLSSKWMTRTQMSALCRRLDELWEENQGCVILFTWSQFLKEEVLDFLGIQSPLEVIRMGSKGAERRKTDSAATALPSCPFEKPEEMIKDITNEKCEEKLSCSQPDPRTVLLMDPRADLLPQLLDFDEVQRQKVFDSKVFSCAICFAEKLGSNCLCFKECQHVYCKACMTEYFQIQIRDGNVQCLNCPEPKCSSLATQLQVKELVDEDLFARYDRLLLQSTLDLMADVVYCPRQFCGTAVMVEPDTTMGICSACQYAFCTLCKMGYHGVSHCKIQTDDLRQLRDEYLSATPAGQKFMEQRFGKRVIQKAVEESFSVDWLSENCKLCPRCGTNIQKVDGCNKMTCTSCKQYFCWLCMAVLSKVNPYSHFNSPQSPCYNSLFHGVDMNDDEDAFWSDEED, encoded by the exons ATGTCGGAGGATAAGGAAGCCCAGGAGGATGAGTTACTTGCTTTGGCAAGTATCTACGATGAGGACGAGTTCAACCAGGCTGAGTCGGCCCAGGGGGGAGAGATTCGATTCTGTCTGGAGCTTCCTCCAGATTTTAAAGTAGTAACCAAAG gtGAGATGAAAACTGAATATAATGTCAGTTTTTTACCTCCTTTGGTGCTCAACTTTGAGCTTCCTGCTGACTATCCATCCTCATCTCCACCGGCCTTCACTCTCAGCTCCAAATGGATGACGAGAACACAA ATGAGTGCTTTGTGTCGACGTTTGGATGAACTGTGGGAGGAAAACCAAGGCTGTGTGATTCTTTTCACATGGAGCCAATTCCTCAAAGAAGAGGTTCTGGATTTTTTGGGTATCCAGTCTCCACTTGAAGTTATTCGCATGGGCAGCAAAGGAGCCGAGCGAAGGAAAACAGACTCTGCAGCCACAG CTCTGCCTTCATGTCCCTTTGAGAAACCAGAGGAGATGATAAAGGACATAACGAATGAAAAGTGTGAAGAGAAGCTCTCGTGTTCTCAGCCCGACCCGCGGACCGTCCTCCTGATGGACCCACGTGCCGACCTCCTACCTCAGCTCCTGGACTTTGATGAAGTGCAGCGGCAGAAGGTGTTTGACAGCAAAGTGTTCAGCTGTGCCATCTGCTTTGCAGAGAAGCTGGGCTCCAACTGCCTCTGCTTTAAAGAGTGCCAACACGTTTACTGCAAGGCCTGCATGACCGAGTACTTCCAGATCCAAATACGGGACGGCAACGTTCAGTGCCTTAACTGCCCCGAGCCCAAATGTAGCTCTTTGGCCACACAACTACAG GTGAAAGAGCTGGTGGATGAGGACCTGTTTGCACGATACGACCGACTACTGCTCCAGTCCACGTTGGACCTCATGGCCGACGTGGTCTACTGCCCTCGTCAGTTCTGTGGCACCGCTGTCATGGTGGAGCCGGACACAACCATGGGCATTTGCTCCGCCTGCCAGTACGCTTTCTGCACCCTGTGCAAGATGGGCTATCACGGAGTTTCACACTGTAAAATACAGACAG ACGATTTGCGTCAGCTGAGGGACGAGTACTTGTCGGCCACACCTGCGGGTCAGAAGTTCATGGAGCAGCGCTTTGGGAAAAGAGTGATCCAGAAGGCGGTGGAGGAGTCGTTCAGCGTAGACTGGCTCAGTGAGAACTGCAAGCTCTGCCCACGCTGTGGAACCAATATTCAG AAAGTCGACGGCTGCAACAAGATGACGTGCACCTCTTGCAAGCAGTACTTCTGTTGGCTGTGCATGGCCGTCCTCAGCAAAGTTAACCCTTACAGCCACTTCAACAGCCCACAATCACCCTGCTACAACAG TCTTTTCCATGGTGTAGACATGAATGATGACGAAGATGCCTTCTGGAGTGATGAGGAGGACTAA